In Oryza sativa Japonica Group chromosome 1, ASM3414082v1, the genomic stretch cggtcagTGCCCCTCACCCCCTCGTTACGTACTTGCTGGCAGTTTTCGCATTtttccgccagcgaaaatcatagggcaacgccatgaaaaatcttttttctagtagtgcttGGACGGCTCTCTATCTCCTTATATAGCTTCTAGGGTAGGGTTACAAAGAGAAAGACCCAGATCGACACGACTTAGGTTTCCTTATACATTTACATAGTCGTATATGACTAAAACTATGTAACACTCCTTGGAAACACAAGAAATTTACTTTCCAAAGCCTAGTTTATTTGCATAATCTACTGATCTGACCTACCTCCTATCTTTAATTgaatagaaaaaatacccgtatgttgtaacgggtgaatgctattttaatcttattattgttaatacggtttagttaggatgaaattcactgtgggaattttcttggatatttttttagaaaatcatgaactgcaattaggagtccgactttcatctcaagttagcacgTGAGTtatttaaagagatttcttatacgatttcttttatattttcaaaagcaaacgaatttaaaaTTCAACTCAAATACGTAgctgtattttcaaaagtgaacaaacttaaaaaaccgactcaaatacagatgatgtaccaaaataccggcaaaaacatcttcaatttttataatagtagagataagttGTCCGTATATGATAGCCATAATCTCCGTAATTTCTGAAAACTACAACTTTATtgacaaaactatcagtttgctgcaacattagcgATATATTTCAGTTTACTACAATGATAGCGtggaaaattatcacaaaactgcaacttttacaTTATATACTGCTACAATTGTCACCTATATGTATTGTAGCAGCATATAActaaaagttgcagttttgtgataatttcccacgctattgttgcagcaaactgaaacatgtTACTAATGTTATAGCAAACTGATAGTTGTCACTAGAGTTgcagttttctaaaatttactcttgAAAATAAGGCATAGCAAAACTTAAAACGGTCCTTAAGACTAATATTTgactttaaatttttcatatacAATAATGTTTAACATTTATAGCTACAAAATCATAATGATTagaaaataaattcaaatatcattccaattatatttttcatcaaacaaAAATAATTGCTCATCAAATATCATAAgagttgaattttaaaatatgtgtGCCTTATTCGATGCAACCGAGGGAAtacaaaacgaggaaaaagctaaataaaaacaaatagtTTTGGAACGAATCTCGAAGCACATAATGGCAGCACACTTGGAAAATTAATCTACCGTAAGGTTATGGACACCGTAAAAGTTTTGTCATCTTATTGGATACTTAATACTATCtttgggaccacctatacatttgtcgacaaattttctcctaaaaatttgacagatataattatggtacaatcgtagtgtaattacactgtaacttgcatgtaactacagtgtaacttatatgtaagtttcacataattttgaatcgttagatctattacaagatttattttggtgaggaagaaaacaaatcatagcacacacatatgtgaaagaatttgttcccacgacctctattttaccgaaataacatgttacggagagatttttgaaagttacatacaagttacactatagttacagtgtaattacatgcaagttataatgtaattacactatgattgtactgtaattacatctgtcaaatttttagggaaaaatttgtcgacgaatatatagcaaaatcgctatctttagtctctTCTACGCCGGCAGTTACCTTCTTTGGTCCAGCGCAGGTAGCAATGGACCGTGTCGGCAATGAGGTCTGAAAAATGGGGCACGTTGATGGAACCCTGTCCGACTTCTGCAAGCTTCACAATCGAGTCCATGAAGAGGTCCCCAAAGTTTTCCTTGTAGCTGTTCCCGTGGACGATGCCCTTCTTAAAGAGCAGGGCAAAATCTTTCTTATCCGAGATGAGCTCTGCCATGAACATGACATAGCTGCAGAAGAGCCGCTCCTCGCGCGGCCACCACCCACACATCTCCAGGAACACGAGGTTGGCGAGCAGCCGGGCGTCGTAAAGCCGGCACGTAAAAGCCGGAATCTCTAGCTTCCCGTCCTTGAACTTTACTTCTGTAAACCGGTAGGTCTCCGCCTGCTTTAGCCTCACGCCAACTCGGACGAGTTCTTTCAACGGCGGGATCTCCTTCCAGGATAGCCAGTTCACAGGTTTGGTAGAGGAACGCGAGAACGTCCGCTTACAAAATGCGTAGAGATCTATACGCTTCTTCTTCAACATGTTCATGGCCCTGCCTACCAACGATAGCCGTGGAACCGGCGTCTCGGGCAAAGCTTGTTCCTTGGAAAACGTTAGGTATTTATAcaccagatgcagtatatggTATACGGAGCTTTCGTCACAGACCAGTTCACCATCACCTACACTGCCGAAGAGATAGTAGAGTATTAATACCTTGAGCTTTGTATCCCTGAGTTCGGGGACGCGGGGGGTCATCGTGAACAGATCCTCCAGCACGAAGAAGGGGATCTGGTTTGAAAGGATTACGAGGTCCAAACGAAGTGCGTGCGGCTCCAACTTGACCTTCGGTGGAACTTGCGGACCTTCCGCCTCCGGATAGACCGACTGGTCTGTTTTTATCTTCCCATTATTAATCCAGTGCCTAATCAGCACTTCGATGATGAAGAGGCCGTCCAGCACCATCACCTCCACCATTTcctttgtattcaaatttttatCCTCCTGACGGCCGTAGCGCTGCCAGATTGTTGATGAACTCCGCTCGATACATCTGAGGTACTCGGTCACCTTGATCTGGACATCTTCGTCTCTGTGCGCGCGTCGGATCAGGTTGTACATGTATGTCCACTTGGTCTCCTCCATTTCAAGCGTCCTGTACGAGCCAAAAAGAGGTATAATAATGGTCAAATTGGATCCGTaccattacttttttttacagttttcaaaatttactattactatttatttatttggaaTTATATCACTAGGACAAGAACTATAAACATCCAAACACACAAGCCCCAAGATGTCACATGAGGTgaaggagagaagaaagataagagagaaataGTCGTCTCTCATGCAAGGAgtatagttggccataaggcccgatgGCCCAACCCACGGCATGAgaatttggcccggcccaagcacgacaCGGCCCGGTAGCAGTcaggcccgtgccggcccggcccgactgttgggccgtgcctgggcctatgACTGggcacggtgggccggcccAGTACGGCACGACCCAATGATCGGCACGACCACAGCCTGCACCAACGGTAGGCACGAGCATGGCCCAGCCCAACAGATAGAGGCAGGCCGCATCGCCCGCGCCCTCATATATAAGCGCccggcgccccctcccctccctagTCGCTCTCTGGCTCTCCGCCTCTCCACCCTAACCTTAACCATAGCCACGCCGCCGGGCTCAGCCGCCTCCACCGCTCCCCCACCCACTAGTTCTCCTCTTCCACCGTCCGtcgctccgcctccaccgcttaGGCGCTCACCGACACCGACTCACCGAGTCGCGTCCCTTCCACTCTTCCAGATCCAGCCTTTCTCTTCGTCTCCGATCGATGCCTCGCCTGACTCGCATGAGGGGCGCATGAGGGCCACCCGGCCACACATGGTCGCCTGAGTTGTCGTCCTTCCACTCTTCCAGATCCAGCCTTCCTCTTCGTCTCTTTCCCTTTTGTTCTTCTTCGTCGGATCCCTTGGTCTTCTCGTAGATCCGTGAGCCTATCGTCTTCAACGGCAACTCCGGTACTCCGGCTGCGCAGGTACAAGCATGAAACTCATctttttcatctttttttctCCATTTCCGAGCCCTTACTTTGAGTGGGCTTGGCTTCTTGTAGGTCGCAAGCCCGTTGCTTAGCGGCAGTCGCCGTTGAGGGACCGGAGTGCCTACGATGGAAGATGATCCTAGCTCTGTCAACTACGAGTTGAAGATTATGGGGATGCGcagtgatgacgatgatgatgtgGAGGAGGATCGTGTGAAGGTGTTCGGCAATACCTCCGATAGCCCGATCTGTGTGaatgtcgacgacgacgacctgccGGTTGATGACAGTGGCAATGGGACGTCGACTGGCTCTAGTGCCACTGCTACCAACAAGAAGACCAAAACCTCCAAGGTATGGGATGACTTTGAGGAACTTTATGACACGACCAATGGTAATAAGGTTCGAGTCTCTGCTAAATGCAATTACTGTCATAAAACTTTGAGTGTTCGTTCTTCTGCTGGCACTGGACATTTGCTCAGGCATATTAAGTCATGCAAACCTAGAAGGCTTGGGTCTAATGCTTTGCCTCAGTCCATGCTTAGATTTAATGCAGATGGTTTTGTTATTTCATGGGAATATAGTCCTGAAGTTGCTAGGTTTGAATTGTGTAGATTGATTGCTAGAGAGGATCTTCCAATTTGTTTTGGTCAATCTCCTGCTTTTGTGAACTATATTAAGGCTGCTCATAACCCTAGATTTGTTCCTGTCTCTAGACAAACTACTGCCAAAGATTTTCATAAGTTGTTTAAGGATCGTTGTTCTGTTATTGTTGAGCGTCTCAAGTCTACTAGCTCTATTGCTTTGACATTTGATATATGGTCTGGTCATGCTAAGGAAGATTATTTGAGTGTTGTAGCTCACTTTGTTAATTCTGATTAGCAATTAGAAAAGAGGGTCTTGGGTCTTAAGCTCATTGATGTGTCacatactggtgctaatattgcTGAGCGTGTGATTGTTGTTGCTGAAGAATATGGTATTACTGATAAGGTTTTCTCTATTACATTAGACAATGCTTCTGCTAATTCTAAAGCAATGGAAACCCTTACTCCTGCTCTGTCTGGTTATGTTGGTGATTTATTTTTGCATCAACGTTGTGCATGTCATATCATCAATTTAATTGTTAAGGCTGGACATAACAAGTCAAGCCCATGCTAAATGACATTAGAGCTGCTATTTCATTCTTAAATGCATCTAATCAGCGCATTGCTACATATAAAAATGTTTGCATTGCTGCCGGTTATTGTCCTCGTATGTTTGGTTTGGACATGGATGTTAGATGGAATTCAACTTATCTAATGCTTAAGCATCTTATACCACATAGGGAACCATTCACAGTGTTTATTTGTACACAACATCCTTTTGTTAATGTCCATCCATTACTCACAGACTTACATTGGGCATGTGCTGAATCTGTTTTGTGTTTCCTTGAACAGTTTTATGATTCAACTGTTGTTTTGTCTGGTGTTTATTATCCAACATCTCTATTAATCATGCATCACATTTTAGAGGTTGCTGGACATCTAAACACTTATGGCAATGTTGAAAACCTTGCAAATGTTGTTGGTCCCATGAAAGATAAGTTCATGACCTACTGGTCTAAAATTCCAATTCTTTATTCATTTGTATTTATCTTGGATCCTAGGGCCAAGATCAGGGGGTTTAGTAAAGTTCTTCAGATTATGGCTCAACTCATTGGTGATGATTACTCTGCTTATTTAACTACTGTTAGGGCTGCATTGTCTGATACTTTTGCTAAGTATGAAAGTAAGTTTGGTTCTATTAGATTGCATAGTTCCAGTATTCTAGGCCCTTCCACTGGTAAGGAAAGGACTGCACGGGGGAAGATTTTTGGTTCTGTTGCTGCTGGTGCCAGTCCAGGTGCTGGGCTTGGTGCTGGTGAAAGTCCAGGTGCTAGTTCATTATCTAGGATGACATCTGCTACTACTTTGCTTCAGGCAGCTTCTTCAACTGCTAATCTCAATGCTTCTAAACTGTCTACATATCTTGACAGTGACACAGTCAACCAATATGATGATGACTTCAATATCCTTAGCTGGTGGCAACAGCACAAACTAACTTATCATGTTCTTTCAATCTTAGCTAAAGATGTTATGACTATTCCTGTTTCTACTATATCGTCCGAGTCTACTTTTAGCTTAACTGGCAGGATCATCGAGGACCGTCGGCAGCGTCTAAACCCTAGGCTGGTGGAAATTCTGGCAGTGCTCAAGGACTGGGAGCTAGCAGATGCAAAAGGTCAGCATACCACCGAGAATATGGAGCTTCAAAATGCTTATGAGAATATGTATCTTGATGATGAAATTGATGTAAACCCTTGAACTGGATGATTGTAATTGATGTGAGCATTTTAGCTGTGGGCTGTACTCTTTTCCTTTCTAGGGTTTTCTCACGAGGTGTGAGTTTTTACCTAGAAAGGTTTTTAATGAGGCAGCCATTGCACTAAGCAGCTTATATAAACCCCTTTTATATTCTGACTTTCTGAGTTCTGTTTGTGATTCTGTGAAGTGTGAACTGTGATTTATGTAATTCTGAGATGAACAATTCTGATGAAGAATAGTAGATGGCTGATGtatttgatgaattgatttgaaATGATTGTAACTCTATGACTTGATGAATTGTTTGTAAATCCGTGACTTGATGAATTGTTTGTAAATCTGTGATTTGATGAATTGTTTGTAAATCTATGATTTGATGAAGTGATTTGTAAATCTCTTTGATGAATTGTTTGTAAGTTTGTTgaatggttgatatatttgatgAAGTGGTTGTCTATTTGATGAATTACATGTGaatttcatgaatttgatgtgTTATGTCAATTTTTgatattgaattgaattgatGAAGGGGTTTTTTGCCAGGGTGTGCCTAGGCCGGCATAGGCACGATGGGCTGGCCAGGCCGTCGGGCCAGCCCAGCACGGCCCGAGGCTTCTTGGGTCGTGCCTGGGCTGTGGTCGtagcccgtgggctggcacggcatggCACGGCTTGTTCGTTGGGCCATGCCGGCCCGACTGACCTCAGCCCAGGCCCggtcgtgcctgggccgtgccgtgccgggcggcccatATGGTGAACTATAGCAAGGAGCAGCCTCTACATAAATTTCAATAAATATGTGAGAGTGTTAGAGATATTGGGAATTGTGTTGTAGAGGCAACTATTATACTATATGTTActacatgtactccctccatctacttttgatagtaatATTTCATCTTAGCACaatgaccaaggataagtaattataCTTaattatcatccatttaaacatgctactagttactcctcgtaaacaagcgattcattaatatttacatttctcgatgcccatgtagctaATCTTgtatggaagaatggagagtcacgcattaaatccgagaaagttattaagaggataggtggttggattgaaatatacctatcaaaagtaaatttttcagatttagaaatatgtcTATCAAGAGTAGATGAAGAGAGTATGAAATTAGATGTGGTAGTCACCTCTaatataaaacttgcccttacAATCTTCTATGAATTCGAGATATGTTAGTACCTACCCATCAATACATCTTCTAAATTTTTTAAACCAAATTAATCTTATCTTCTTCCTTCAGCCCCTCCTCTCTCATGTTTATCATCTCCACTAGCATCATTCACTCACGATGCTCCTCAAGCAGTTGTGTCCCATATTGCCTTTAGGATGCCGAAGAGGAGGCCGGTGAGCTCAAAGCCTCCATGTCGGCCAGACCCATCCCCGTCCACGACCCATGGGGCGACAACCCCTCCTACCGTTGTTCCCCTTCCTATCCTTATCCCCGCGTCCAGGCATCACACACCGAGAAaagccgccgtctccgcctcgATCCGCCGACACTGTGACGGAGGCTACATCCACCGCCATCCGTCCATCAACAAGGAGCATCGGTCCCGCCGCTAGGTAGAGCTGACTCCGCTTTTGTCCCCAATTCTCCACGAGTCTTGTCCTAGCACCCTTCGTTCATGGCAAGCTGACAGATCCGCCGTAGTCCACCTGCCCCCATCAAATTTTCCCACATCCTCGCACAATGTCAACTATGCCTCCGTCTCCGATGTAGTGCTCACACTCGAGGGTGCTCGTGGGATGATGCTTCCTCTACCAGGACTTTGCAGCGCTACAACACCATCAAGGTAATGAATGGTGTCGGCCAAGAAGAAGGATGGACGGACAACAGAGTCGGCCGGCGGAAAGCGTGTGGCATCGTTCAAGTGGAAGGCGAATGGCGTTGTTTGGGAGAGTGGAAGAAGGCATGGGCATCTTGGTCCaaaaatttttagaaaatacaCTGAAGGGTAAGTAGTAACATATATCCAAAAACAGTGAAATTATAATATCATTGTTCTAGATAGGTGAATAATAATAGCATATTCCAAAAATCGTGAAAGTTGCATTGGCATATGCGCAACCACAAAGGTCTACTCTGATACCATTTGTCACAGCTCGCCCTCTAGAATGATGCAACCCAATCCATCCAATAGACGAGCCAATTTATACATAACGTgtatgtcacaccccaatctgacaCCACCATACAACGGCACCAAACAGGAACATGTCATAGGAAAACCCAGTGAACCACTTCTTACAAGATCGCGATACCGTTACCAGTCCCAGGACGCAGCGCTTGGTACCCACGGAAACAATAATGAATCATTATAATCCTTAAATTAAAATActggacttatttaccttaactttaCTTGTAGACCGGGGAAACCCGAGAATGCAAGCGATGACATGGAAGCAGCAGTagaagcataagcataagtggCTGAAATCAACGAACTAACTCCAACACCACATGCAACAACTAGGAACCAAAActaaccctaatcttcacttcacttccaCTTTACCTTTACGGCTAGCAGAACTATGTAGAGAGCAAGGGTGGATATTTTGCAATCAGCTTTATGTTTAAGTTTTGAACAATCTAAGTGTGTGACATTCCACAACCAGAGCAGGAATAAGTATCAGCTCGGTCAGAGGTGAGAAGTAAGaaatttattttcaagtttTCACAACTCCCAGAGTTGGCATCAAAGCTAGTTACCCAAACCAAAATAATTTTGAACTTTCAGAGTCCCGCTATCCTAGACAGCCATTTACTTCCAAGGACTGCCTATCCCACTATCTCCATGACATCAACGTTCTTTCCCAAACATCAGTTTTCCCAAACCACAACACCTTTCCACAAAGCAGTTGTAGAACCAAAACTATGCTAAGCAATCACGTGACATCCACCCATGACCATGGGCATGGTTGTTTGAACAATTTGTTAAcatctgcagagggggtacactttacccacacgaagCTACTAACCtgggtcacccagcccgtgaAGAACAACCACGTCTGGTGACTTTCAGGCTTTCACTACAAGGCATTTCAAAAGGAGATAATCTATTCTATGCCATTGACAAAGCATGGattctacaatataccattgACAAAGCTtagttctataatataccattgAACAACTAGTTTTCTTCCTTACATGCCATCACCGCTAGTCAATAGTTAGTCAAATTCCGTTAGGAGGAAGAAAATGTCCATTTTACCCCTAGGGTATCATGCGTACTCATAGATTTCATTGGTCATGATCCACTATTTCTTCTTATTGATGAAAAATAGAAATCACTTGTCTTTTTATCATCCAAGATTATTCAATGAGACATGGCATTATGCAAAATCTCAATTTTATACTAGGGGTAAAATTGTCATTTATTCTCCCTTAACGGCGTATGACTAACGATTGACTAACGCCGATGGTACATAAGGAAGAAAATAAGTTGTTCGAAGGTGTATTGTAGAACCGAGCTTTGTCGATGTCATATTGTAGAACCCACGCTTTGTCGATGGCATAGAATGGATTGACTCTTTCGAAAGCTGACATAGGGTCACCTTATACAACTGGAGGGGTCCTAcggaccaacaacaggttaggtcccgaACCAtgctgtgccaggaagcccaggggtcctcccagTCCCCGACACCACTTAGGCGAATCCACTTGTCAATCATCATCGAGGCTTCCCTAGCATAACTAGTTACTCAACTAGGGTATCCCACTTCAACCATGTGCTCGCACTTGTTATATGTTCGGATGTATTTCCAAAGAAATCAGTCCTTAGGAGCGATCACACAGGTATCCTGCCTAGGAAATAGCCTTGTATCATGAGTTTTATTTCAAACTCATTTTCTTTCGCAAGGCAACGAACTAGGTGTCAGGATTTCCAAAGCTTTTGTAAACCCTGTTTTACCGAAGATATTTTTAGACTTTAAGTTTGATGGCAACCGTTGGTACTCGTACAAGGTGCATGAATATCAAGGAGCAACaaagatggttacaagggaataTGGTATAGCAAACATCAAGGATAGGGTCAAATGAAACGAAGTTAGGTAGGCCCACCTTTCTGCCTTGCTGACGGGGCCAAATAGTTCGAGTGCACACATATCAATGCATAAATGTTTTGTAaacaacataattaagttcaaatataggctcaatatgTTGAAGGGAGACTTGATTTTCTCAAGGTCTTGAGCTTCACCAATCTTCGAGAAATCCACACTTGGACGAAATTCCAGCAATGCAACTACACGCAAAAAATTAGAAACCTACCAATTGAAcaagaaaaatatcatattttaCTATTAATAGTATTGTTAGATAGGTCAAAATTTTAGagaattactggaagtggaacaATGTCAATCGGAGCTAAGGATATTGAGATATGGTTTTTGGAAGGCTAAGTGACTTTCTGTACCAaaagaaaatgatttttggaattTGGATATTGAATATTCCTTAGGAATATTATAGATGGTCATTGACAAGCGGGGTCCGCGTGTTAGTGGGTGAAGTTTTGGGAGGGACTGGAGATGGACTTCAGTTCAATGGGTCAAGGGAGTGAAGCTTGGCCTAGATGGTTGGTCGCACAAGTGAGGTAGAGGGGAATGGGTGACACGGCTTAGCACTGGGAGAAGATAGGCACGGAGCCACATAGGATGGCCAGCAATGTGCAGAGAGTCCTGGCGAGCAGCATCTCGGACTGGATAGTTGATGCCTAGAGATAGAAGAGGCAACGACAAGGAAGTTCAACGGGTCGGATTTGGTCGGCGGGGATGAAGgatggacggcgacggtggccaaTCTCATCGGCTTGCCATTGTGGCTGCACGAGAAGGAGGAAGTGATATTTTGAGTATTTCAGTTGGGATTTGAATTTAAATGGCATATTTGAACTCAAAAAATAGGGAGGTGTCAAGGAAGTGCATCAAATTAGGAATTTTATATGGATTTGTATTCGGTACTTGATGGATTATTTGAGAGGGATTCAAAatagagggaaaaaaatatgaatcttGGAAGTTGGAGTTCAAAGTGGGAAATTGCTTGGATTTGCATCTTGGGGTTGAAACAAATATTCTGGAAAGGAttcaaagggagagagagagagagagttggaaAGAAAGAGAATTTGACTTTGAGTTTTTGGCTTAGATTTAAAGAGAGGAGTCGAATAGAGATATTGATTTCAAATTTAATATTTGAAATCATTGGATCTTTAACTAGAGAAGTTAGACAGATCTGATCATCGACTCAAATCTGGGGAAGACTATTGAACGGAAATAATCAAGGGACTTTGAAGATAGGTATCTAGGGAAGATATTCGATTGCGGAAATTTGAACTACAAGATTATTTTTGGAACGAAAATTTTGAAGGGACGATTTCTTTTTACGCCAAGGAAAGGAATTAATGGAAGGATTTAAATTGAGATCTATGGCATAACTTAGATTCAACACTCATTTAACGAAATTTTcacatataaaattttattaaacgaGCATTTTAACGCCACGCGAAAAAATGGGGGCATTGTATAACATCACACCTACACTTTCATCCACGCTTTATGTAAAAGGGTTCACCTGGTAGTAGTATGATTGGAGGGACAAGGCCTTATCAACCCACTATAGCACCCACTATCCACAATCCGCTATTGTGCAAGTAAGTTCACATCGACTCAAAGTGGGGCCAACCTCCTGGGAACCGACTAAGGGGCCCACATGGCTGTCACTAGAGAAAGTTGGTGGAGATCGGCAGCGCCGAGGCGGCTCATCTCCACCCTCCACGTGTAGACTCCTCATTGGcccccaatgacggttatgATAGGTCAGTGGAGATAACGGTCATCCAAACCGTCATTAggaggctataaatagagctcTCCTCCACCCTCAAGGAGAAATTTCCTTTTCCACTTTATATTCTCTATAGGAATAAAGCTCAGGAGATACGAACCTATAATCTTCTCGGAGTTCTAGGTATGTCTCTAGTACTCTCTTCTTTGTGTAAGACTATAGTTCAATTAATAGAATTATCttctttatttatataattcttTATTGAGTATATTTCATGTTCGTTGTATATACTTCATTTTTCTACTTCATCCTAGGTTAGTCAATCCATGCTACGGTAACGGTCCAATGACCTTTATAGGTTGCTCTAGCTCTAACTTATTCATCCGAAGGGTGAGAATCCTAGGGGAGTTAGTGTTATTGTTTACTAACATAAACATGGTGTTTAGGCTAGATAAAGTATCAATAGATGTTGGTGTATCCCATGGAAAgtgaggtaggcggcaggtggtgatagCCATGTACGTCCTTTGTATTACTTCATGTCTGGGTATGATATAAGAGTGCGTAAATGCCATAACTACGCTGGCAGACAAATGGGGAGTGGCCTTTCGGTAGTACTTAGGTGCTTGGAACTAAGTCCTATGTTGTAAACCGTAGACCGGATAaatagggtattggggtacgttagtatgaggatctacacgatatggcatcaaaataaacaaaagacaaggattatactagttcaggcccctcatgaggtaatagccctaatctagTTTATACGAGATTGACATGGAAAACCAC encodes the following:
- the LOC107276850 gene encoding uncharacterized protein, yielding MCGRVALMRPSCESGEASIGDEEKGWIWKSGRDATRTLEMEETKWTYMYNLIRRAHRDEDVQIKVTEYLRCIERSSSTIWQRYGRQEDKNLNTKEMVEVMVLDGLFIIEVLIRHWINNGKIKTDQSVYPEAEGPQVPPKVKLEPHALRLDLVILSNQIPFFVLEDLFTMTPRVPELRDTKLKEQALPETPVPRLSLVGRAMNMLKKKRIDLYAFCKRTFSRSSTKPVNWLSWKEIPPLKELVRVGVRLKQAETYRFTEVKFKDGKLEIPAFTCRLYDARLLANLVFLEMCGWWPREERLFCSYVMFMAELISDKKDFALLFKKGIVHGNSYKENFGDLFMDSIVKLAEVGQGSINVPHFSDLIADTVHCYLRWTKEGNCRRRRD